A section of the Numida meleagris isolate 19003 breed g44 Domestic line chromosome 16, NumMel1.0, whole genome shotgun sequence genome encodes:
- the CUTA gene encoding protein CutA isoform X1, with amino-acid sequence MEALGPRCPLPTAQGCSRPGRGTVLLVMMLSLLMYPLLRSLALQLHSAITGSYVSGTHSIVFINCLNEQTAKDIARGIMDKKLAAYVNILPKSSALYFWKGELEESTEILLLVKTRTSKISELSNYVRSIHPFEIPEVISLPIDQGNPLYLKWIGENVPRD; translated from the exons ATGGAGGCTCTGGGCCCCCGCTGCCCGCTGCCCACCGCCCAGGGCTGCTCCCGGCCGGGCCGCGGCACCGTGCTGCTG GTGATGATGCTGTCTCTGCTGATGTACCCCTTGCTGAGAAGcctcgctctccagctgcaCTCCGCCATCACTGGCAGCTATGTCTCTGGGACCCACTCCATCGTCTTCATCAACTGCCTCAACGAGCAGACTGCCAAGGATATTGCAAG GGGCATCATGGACAAGAAGCTGGCTGCCTACGTGAACATCCTGCCCAAGAGCTCGGCCTT gtATTTCTGGAAAGGGGAACTGGAAGAATCCACTGAAATCCTGCTG TTAGTAAAAACAAGGACGTCCAAAATAAGCGAATTGTCCAACTACGTCAG ATCCATCCATCCCTTTGAAATCCCCGAAGTCATCAGCCTGCCTATCGACCAAGGAAACCCCCTCTATCTCAAGTGGATCGGAGAAAATGTCCCGCGGGATTGA
- the PSMD5 gene encoding 26S proteasome non-ATPase regulatory subunit 5: MAEAVAELLERAARREAPLEELRALRLAVQAVPPAALRARLSDEHLAALFTLLSSSEREQLSACVAVLERLLQALDPLYVIQNLREELRKGLFHPDDSVKILSISQVGRIVENSDAVREILNSPELLRQIISCIGGEKIAVAKEAIKSLSRIAQTQDGLEALFVSSLLSDLKNVMATNDVVRYRVYELIVEISSVSAESLNYCANSGLISDLIGELTGDDVLVRATCIEMVTSLAHTPHGRQYLAQQGIIDKISNIIIGAESDPFSGFYLPGFIKFFGNLAVVDSPQQICERYPVFLEKVFEMAESHDPTMIGVAVDTLGILGSSVEGKQVLQKARSRFQNLLNKIGHQAKNAPTELRLRCLDAVSSLLYLPPEQQTEDLLRMTESWFTSLSSQPLELFRSISTQPFPDLHCGALRVFTAIANQPWAQKLMLNSPGFVEYIVDRSVEPDKASKDAKYELVKALVNSKTIVEIFGNQYYLRLRAYLHEGPYYVKAVSTTAVEGAE, translated from the exons ATGGCGGAGGCGGTggcggagctgctggagcgcgCGGCGCGGCGGGAGGCGCCGCTGGAGGAGCTGCGGGCATTGCGGCTCGCTGTGCAGGCCGTGCCGCCCGCCGCCCTGCGCGCCCGCCTCAGCGACGAGCACCTGGCAGCGCTCTTCACCCTCCTCAGCTCCAGTGAGCG GGAGCAGCTGTCCGCCTGCGTTGCCGTCCTGGAGAGGCTTCTGCAGGCCCTGGACCCGCTCTACGTGATCCAGAACCTCCGGGAGGAGCTGCGGAAGGGGCTCTTCCACCCCGACGACTCCGTGAAGATCCTCTCCATATCCCAG GTTGGGAGAATTGTTGAAAATTCAGATGCTGTTAGAGAAATCCTCAACAGTCCTGAACTACTACGGCAGATAATAAGTTGCATTGGTGGAGAGAAAATAGCAGTGGCTAAAGAG GCCATCAAATCTCTCTCAAGAATAGCCCAGACACAAGATGGCTTAGAGGCTTTGTTTGTGAGCAGCTTGTTAAGTGACTTGAAAAATGTCATGGCAACAAATGATGTTGTTCGGTACAGAGTGTATGAG ttaatTGTTGAGATTTCTTCAGTGTCCGCAGAGTCACTCAATTACTGTGCAAACAGTGGATTAATATCAGACTTAATTGGAGAGTTGACTGGAGATGATGTTCTGGTCAG AGCTACGTGTATAGAGATGGTGACTTCACTGGCACATACTCCTCATGGACGTCAGTATCTTGCTCAACAAGGAATCATTGATAAAATTTCTAACATCATCATTGGTGCAGAGTCTGATCCTTTCTCAGGCTTCTACTTACCAG GATTTATTAAATTTTTTGGAAATCTGGCTGTTGTGGACAGCCCACAGCAGATCTGTGAACGATATCCTGTCTTTCTGGAAAAAGTCTTTGAAATGGCAGAAAGTCATGATCCAACCATGATTGGAGTAGCTGTGGACACGCTGGGAATCCTGGGATCAAGCGTGGAAGGCAAACAGGTTTTACAGAAAGCTA GAAGCAGGTTTCAGAATCTGTTAAACAAAATAGGGCACCAGGCAAAGAATGCGCCCACGGAGCTGCGGCTTCGATGCTTGGATGCTGTTTCATCTCTTCTCTACTTGCCT ccagagcagcagaCAGAAGACCTTTTAAGAATGACTGAGTCATGGTTCACATCCTTGTCCAGCCAACCACTGGAACTCTTCAGGAGCATCAGTACTCAGCCATTCCCCGATCTCCACTGTGGAGCTTTAAGGGTGTTCACT GCTATTGCAAATCAACCTTGGGCCCAGAAGTTGATGCTCAACAGTCCAGGGTTTGTGGAATACATTGTAGACAGATCTGTGGAACCTGACAAAGCTTCGAAGGATGCCAAGTATGAACTGGTTAAGGCCCTTGTAAACTCTAAAACGATTGTGGAAATCTTTGGAAATCAGTATTACTTGAGGCTTAGGGCTTATTTGCATGAAGGCCCTTATTATGTTAAAGCAGTTTCTACTACAGCTGTGGAAGGAGCAGAATAA
- the CUTA gene encoding protein CutA isoform X2, translating to MEALGPRCPLPTAQGCSRPGRGTVLLVMMLSLLMYPLLRSLALQLHSAITGSYVSGTHSIVFINCLNEQTAKDIARYFWKGELEESTEILLLVKTRTSKISELSNYVRSIHPFEIPEVISLPIDQGNPLYLKWIGENVPRD from the exons ATGGAGGCTCTGGGCCCCCGCTGCCCGCTGCCCACCGCCCAGGGCTGCTCCCGGCCGGGCCGCGGCACCGTGCTGCTG GTGATGATGCTGTCTCTGCTGATGTACCCCTTGCTGAGAAGcctcgctctccagctgcaCTCCGCCATCACTGGCAGCTATGTCTCTGGGACCCACTCCATCGTCTTCATCAACTGCCTCAACGAGCAGACTGCCAAGGATATTGCAAG gtATTTCTGGAAAGGGGAACTGGAAGAATCCACTGAAATCCTGCTG TTAGTAAAAACAAGGACGTCCAAAATAAGCGAATTGTCCAACTACGTCAG ATCCATCCATCCCTTTGAAATCCCCGAAGTCATCAGCCTGCCTATCGACCAAGGAAACCCCCTCTATCTCAAGTGGATCGGAGAAAATGTCCCGCGGGATTGA